In the Anaerolineae bacterium genome, ATGCATGTTCTACATCACCTCTTGAAGGTGGATTATTACCTGCAAGGCAGTGAACCTTTTATGCGTCGTTCAGGGAGTACAAAGAAAAACGCACCCAAAGGCAAAGGGTGCGCTGGCTGGGGAAACAAAGGCGACGACGGGATTTGAACCCGTGATCAGGGTTTTGCAGACAATATTTTCCAGGAAGTGCCAAATATGACACTTCCTGAAATTTTCTACATTTACTGATGATTCAAGGGGCTATATTTGTGGTGGATTTCCGCTAGTTCTTTCTTACTCCACCGAGCATAATATCGAGCGGTGGTTACAATCGTGCTATGATTGAGCAACTGGCTAGCTTGCGATAAATCAGCACCCGCGAGAAGTAAGTCACGTGCAAAAGCATGGCGAAACGAATGGGGATTATGCCTTTCTTTATCAACACCGCCAATTTTTGCTAATTCATTTAGAACTCTGCGAATATATTGGCGATTTAAAGGCATGCCTTTACTATTTAGCAGCAGAAAAACATCTTTCGGTGTTACTGTATCTCGGTACTCCAGCCACTTCTGGATTGCTTCAATCGTTTTCCCGGTAAAGAAAAGCCAAGAATATCGTCCACCTTTATCTAAGACGACTGCACTTCCTCGATCTAAATCAATATTGTCCAGTCTGAGATTGACGATTGAGCCACATCGCCCTCCCGTATCACGCAGCAAATAAAGCAATGCCACATTTCGTGCTTTTTCCCACTCCTCACCAGTCGTTAGAGCTGCTTCTAACATGCACTCAAAGGTATTTGGAGACACTGCTTTTGGGTCGGGTTGCGGTTCTTTGATGTTTTTCAAGATGATTTTAGGCAAGTGACCATGTTCATTTGCCCACCGCAGAAAGTGTCGAACGGTTGTCAAGACTGTCTTGATGGTGAAGGGAGATAATTTGCCTTTTACCTCTTTTTTACCAACAATCTTCGTCTCACGTGTAAATAACCAAATTCGAAACCGTTCAATGACTTCTTGGGTAATTTCTTGCTCCTGCTGTTCTTCTAGGAACCGCTCGAGGTATCGTAGCTTCCCCAAATAAGCCATTGGCGTTTCGTTAGTCTTTCCTCCACAAACATCTATAAGGAATTGGGAAATTAGACTTGAGAGATTGCGGTGAATGCGTGAAGAAACTTGTGTCATCATAACCTCCAAGTTAGAATTGAAAGATTCTCTTGATGTTGGTTCGATTCTGCCTTTCTTACACGCATTTCATGGTTTACAATTTTGTTATACTTTTATTAATACAGCCTCACCGCACGGTTCGGTGAGGCTGAAAAGACTGGGTGGTGCGAGTTAATAGTGGTAAGCTATAGCATAGCAAATTTTTTCCGCTCATGCAAATTAACTCTATCCATCGGTTGATTTTCAAAAAGGGTAACTGGGGTGTCGAAACAATATTCAAGGGTCAAGAAGGGTTATAAGAAAAATAAAATTACAATAAGGAGTGGAAGATGATTTTTGCGAAATCTCTTCATGATCTCACGGAGTGTGATATCCAATCCCTAATCGAAAGGCAAGTGGCTGAAGGTATATTTCTGGACTATAAGCTTGAACTGCCAGATAATAGTGATGAATCGAAAAAAGAATTCTTAGCCGATGTTTCTTCTTTTGCGAATACAAGTGGGGGATGCTTGATATTTGGGATACGTGAAGAGGATCGTATTCCAGTAGAAGTGGTTGGCTTAGAGATTAACCCTGACGCTGAAATAAATAGACTAGAGAACATTATCCGTGACGGCTTAGCTCCGCGTGTTTTTGGAATTGGGATTGAATCTGTAAAGCTATCAGACGAAAAGTACATCATCGTAATACAAATACCCCAAAGTTATTCAGCTCCCCATATGGTGGTCTATAAAAATTCTTCGCGCTTCTTCGCTAGGAATTCGGCGGGAAAATATCAGATGGATGTTCATGAATTGCGCCGCGCTTTTCTCCTCAGCGAAACCGTTGCAGATCGCATCCGTGATTTTCGGATCCAAAGAGTGGCGCGAATAATAGCTGGTGAAACACCAGTGCCTTTGGTTAGCAAAGACAGATTCATGCTCATTTTACATTTCATTCCGTACTCTTCCTTTGCCATCAAACAAGACCTTGATCTTCAGGTGTGTACGAATTGTTCAAGAGAATATTTTTATCCACATACATTTTTACGTTTTAATTTAGATGGATTGGTATTTTTCTTGGAAAGTTCACTTGTTAGAGAGTATTATCAATCATTTCGCTCAGGACAGGTTGAGTATGTATATTGTGGGCAATTCTCAAAGATAAATGAACAACCTCTCCTACCGAGCAAAAGCATTGAGGACACTCTTATCAATGTAAGTTGGAATTGCCTTCGGTATTATCAGGCGATCTCGATCGAAGCACCTCTCTTTGTTCTGTTGACATTGAGTGGTGTGAAAGGCACAAGACTAGAATTAAAAATTCCTTATCCCCCATACTTCAATAACGCTCAATTTGACCGTGATCCGGTCTTCATTCCAGAAGTCATGCTAGATTCTTTTCCCGCGACGAAAGAAGAACTCCCTAACGTGTTGAAACCGCTCCGCGATGCCATGTGGAATGCCAGTGGCTTTGACAGTTCACCTTACTTCAAAGAAAATTAATCTCAAAAGCTATCGAAGACTGGACGTTTTCTATCGGGAATATTCGTTTCCAAATCCAATCCAATTCTATATTACTGGGAACAGAGAGAGAAAGCGGCTCGCGGCACATTATCTGATCCGCGGATTAATCTTTATGAATTACAAGTTTATTTTGATTGTTTTGGAAGGCTTGTGACAAACAATAGACTTAGAATATCTGGTTGTTTTTTTAATTGACAATAATCAGCAATATCGATTATAAATTGCTCAGTTGCAAACATTGAATTAATGTGGTTAAATATGAGTCATGAAACCACGAGAAAGCCGTTACGTCAAAGTTGCCCGCATCGCCTATCACTTGACCCAACAAGTGCTGCCACGCTATTCGCACCCAAAAAGTCCCCATCACTTCACCCTGCCTCAACTCGCTGCGTGTGTATTGTTGATGTTCTATCTGGACCTGAGCTACAGGGACATGGAAGAGTGGTTGCTGGCAAGTGACCGGGTGTGTCAGGAGTTGGGGCTGTCGCGCATTCCTGACCACACCACCTTGCAGCGCACCTTTCAGAAGCTGCGCAGGTTGGATTTTGAGAAGATGAAGAACCAGCTTCTGGAAGAAATTGGAGTGGATGAAGAGGGGATCGCGTGTGACAGCACGGGCTTTTCGCCGGGACAAGCTAGCCTGTACTACCAAACCCGCAGGGGACGCCTGTACCGGCATTGGGCGAAAGGGGTGTATGCGGTGGGCATCGCTTCGCAGTTCATCCTGTCCTGGCGTTCGGGTTGGGGACCGGGGAGCGATGTGGCATATTTGTCTGGCTTGCGGCGAGACGCCCGTCGCTACGGACATTACCAAGGCAAGCGTAAAGGGTGGGTTCTGTTGGCTGACGCGGGCTTTGACGGTCAAACTGTTGGAGACGACGAGCTGATCCCGCCGGTGCGACGGGGCGGTAGTCTGTTGAACCCTGAACGCAGAGGGCGAGCCGAGCGGGTTTCTCAGGCGCGCTTGGATGGTCTGTTTGGACAGCGTTGGAAGGCCGAAACGGTGAACTCGGTGATCAAACGCAAGTTCGGTGACACCATTCGCTCTCGGAAGCGCAGCCTGCAACGGCGAGAGCCGATTGTCAAAGGGTTGGTCTACAATATCCATCTCTAACTGTGTCTCAGTTTATCTGATCTTTGCAACAGAGCAATTATAAATAGCTAGGGTTGATAATCGCTAGGTTTGTAAGGATAAAAAGCAAATGTCCGAAACTTTTCCCGAAGTGATGAATGTAGAAGAGGTTTGTCAATATCTTCGCATTCCCCGCTCGTCGTTATACAAATTAGCTCAAGAGGGAAAAATACCTTGCCAAAAAGTTGGCCGACATTGGCGATTCCGTAAAGAGACCATCGACCGTTGGTTGGATAAGGGAGAGGCTATTCCAGATAGACCCAACCGTTCTCATCTCACTGAGTTTGCAGAAGCAAAACGGGAGGACAGAAACTCAATGTACCCTTCAAATAACCAATAACAGCCGATAGGGGGAAGAGATGAATGTATTTGACCTTCGTAACTCCTTGATTGATGATTATGCCTCTTATGTCTCCAGTTTCATACAAATTCGTGACCCCAAGATCAAACAATACGTCGATGAGAGTATAGCACAGGGCTTATTGTGGCCTGACCCACTCATTCAACTCAATCCGTCTTTTGAACCAGGCAAGTGGATTGACGAACTGTGTGACGAAGGCGTGCTTCACAAGGACTGTGCAAGAATATTTCGGCGGAATAAAACTCAGGATAATTTTGGCGAACCATTGCGTTTGCATAAACACCAAGAGGATGCCATTCGAGTTGCGAAGGAGGGGTTTAACTATGTCCTAACGACGGGCACCGGCTCGGGGAAAAGCCTTGCCTATATCATCCCCATCGTAGATTACGTGTTGCGGCATTGTAGTGGAAAAGGAATACGGGCAATCATCGTTTATCCGATGAACGCATTGGCAAATAGCCAGCTAGGTGAGTTGGAAAAATTCTTGAGGTTTGGTTT is a window encoding:
- a CDS encoding Integrase; translated protein: MTQVSSRIHRNLSSLISQFLIDVCGGKTNETPMAYLGKLRYLERFLEEQQEQEITQEVIERFRIWLFTRETKIVGKKEVKGKLSPFTIKTVLTTVRHFLRWANEHGHLPKIILKNIKEPQPDPKAVSPNTFECMLEAALTTGEEWEKARNVALLYLLRDTGGRCGSIVNLRLDNIDLDRGSAVVLDKGGRYSWLFFTGKTIEAIQKWLEYRDTVTPKDVFLLLNSKGMPLNRQYIRRVLNELAKIGGVDKERHNPHSFRHAFARDLLLAGADLSQASQLLNHSTIVTTARYYARWSKKELAEIHHKYSPLNHQ
- a CDS encoding Mobile element protein, whose translation is MLPRYSHPKSPHHFTLPQLAACVLLMFYLDLSYRDMEEWLLASDRVCQELGLSRIPDHTTLQRTFQKLRRLDFEKMKNQLLEEIGVDEEGIACDSTGFSPGQASLYYQTRRGRLYRHWAKGVYAVGIASQFILSWRSGWGPGSDVAYLSGLRRDARRYGHYQGKRKGWVLLADAGFDGQTVGDDELIPPVRRGGSLLNPERRGRAERVSQARLDGLFGQRWKAETVNSVIKRKFGDTIRSRKRSLQRREPIVKGLVYNIHL